In Novosphingobium sp. MMS21-SN21R, a single genomic region encodes these proteins:
- the rpsL gene encoding 30S ribosomal protein S12 encodes MPTINQLIRKGREPQKAKSKVPAMEQNPQKRGVCTRVYTTTPKKPNSALRKVAKIRLTNQREVISYIPGEGHNLQEHSVVLIRGGRVRDLPGVRYHVLRGVLDTQGVKDRKKSRSKYGAKRPK; translated from the coding sequence ATGCCCACTATCAATCAGCTGATCCGCAAGGGTCGCGAACCGCAGAAGGCCAAGAGCAAGGTCCCTGCGATGGAGCAGAACCCGCAGAAGCGCGGCGTTTGCACTCGCGTGTACACCACGACCCCGAAGAAGCCGAACTCGGCTCTCCGCAAGGTCGCCAAGATCCGCCTGACCAACCAGCGCGAAGTGATTTCGTACATTCCGGGTGAAGGCCACAACCTGCAGGAGCACTCGGTCGTGCTCATCCGCGGCGGCCGCGTCCGCGATCTTCCCGGCGTTCGCTACCACGTCCTGCGCGGCGTGCTCGATACGCAGGGTGTCAAGGATCGCAAGAAGTCGCGCTCGAAGTACGGCGCCAAGCGTCCGAAGTGA
- a CDS encoding HlyD family type I secretion periplasmic adaptor subunit, with the protein MSGLAHTFRVIRDAIKADRAQARTPRRASEVDFLPAALEVIETPVSPTGRVTTWVLLIGLALTIVWLVLGKVDVVASATGKIIPTGSVKIVQSAGTGVIRAIRVKDGDRVKRGQLLIELDTTLSTAELQQAQKALLSVELDVARNRAIADALSGSGMRVNFASPPGTPPEIAETQRRLVEAQVGEVLASVAGLQAARRSSMSDADAAEATRAKLDATIPILDHELDAMNRLDQKGYAPGLRLLELQRQRRSEAGDRDVAAAQYARGLSEAGKLSRQIDQTREQARRIALADLATAQNDAILKREEVTKATRISGLQRLYASEDGTVQQLAVHTIGGVVEPARTLMVIVPSDDAIEIEARVLNKDAGFVREGQSAVVKLDAFPFTRYGTIPGTVVSLSRDAVPDQKLGPTYVVRIRLDRNTLIVDGKPVRLSAGLNAVADIRTGSRRIISWLLSPIQTTVQQAAHEQ; encoded by the coding sequence ATGAGCGGCCTTGCCCACACCTTCCGTGTTATCCGCGATGCGATCAAGGCGGATCGCGCACAGGCTAGAACGCCGCGTCGCGCGTCGGAGGTGGATTTCCTGCCCGCCGCGCTGGAAGTGATCGAAACGCCGGTCTCGCCCACCGGCCGCGTGACCACATGGGTCCTGCTGATCGGCCTTGCGCTGACCATCGTCTGGCTGGTCTTGGGCAAGGTCGATGTGGTGGCCTCGGCGACGGGCAAAATCATTCCGACCGGCAGCGTCAAGATCGTGCAGTCGGCTGGCACCGGCGTGATCCGGGCTATCAGGGTCAAGGACGGGGACCGGGTAAAGCGCGGCCAGTTGCTGATCGAACTCGATACGACGCTATCCACTGCTGAATTGCAGCAGGCGCAAAAGGCTCTGCTCAGCGTCGAACTGGACGTGGCGCGGAATCGCGCCATTGCCGATGCGCTGTCGGGCAGTGGCATGCGGGTGAACTTTGCTTCGCCTCCCGGTACGCCGCCGGAAATAGCGGAAACCCAGCGCCGTCTGGTCGAGGCACAAGTCGGTGAAGTGCTCGCAAGCGTCGCAGGTCTCCAGGCGGCACGCCGTTCGTCGATGTCCGATGCCGACGCGGCCGAAGCGACGCGGGCGAAACTGGACGCGACCATCCCCATCCTGGATCACGAACTCGATGCTATGAACCGGCTTGACCAGAAGGGCTATGCACCGGGCCTTCGTCTGTTGGAATTGCAACGCCAGCGCCGCTCGGAAGCGGGCGACCGGGACGTTGCGGCTGCGCAATATGCGCGCGGCCTGTCTGAAGCTGGCAAGCTTTCCCGGCAGATCGACCAGACGCGTGAACAGGCGCGCCGCATAGCGCTGGCCGATTTGGCCACGGCGCAGAACGATGCGATCCTTAAGCGCGAGGAAGTGACCAAGGCGACCCGCATATCGGGCCTACAGCGGCTCTACGCCAGCGAGGACGGGACCGTGCAACAACTGGCCGTCCACACGATCGGCGGCGTGGTCGAGCCTGCGCGCACGCTGATGGTTATCGTGCCATCCGATGACGCCATCGAAATCGAGGCGCGGGTGCTGAACAAGGATGCCGGATTCGTGCGGGAAGGACAGTCCGCAGTCGTTAAACTCGATGCCTTTCCCTTCACCCGCTATGGCACGATTCCGGGCACGGTGGTGTCGCTAAGCCGCGACGCGGTGCCTGACCAGAAGCTCGGTCCAACTTACGTCGTGCGCATCCGCCTCGATCGCAACACGCTGATTGTCGACGGCAAACCGGTCAGGCTTTCCGCCGGTCTGAACGCGGTGGCCGACATCCGCACCGGTTCGCGTCGGATCATCTCATGGCTACTGAGCCCGATTCAGACGACCGTTCAGCAGGCCGCACACGAGCAATAG
- a CDS encoding SdiA-regulated domain-containing protein, translating to MSIDLSTYVRVGRYDLPEPTRSTAPANNLLAQEASGVAYNWDTGTLFIVGDGGQSVTEVSLTGQFISTMTLALGNSPQGTEFFDPEGIVYVGGGQFVMTEERDRNAVKFTYEAGTTLDRAETQTVDLGTFSPNLGLEGLTYDPLTGGFIFVKEKQPMGVFQTTIDFAAGTASNGSSTTENSVNLFDPNLLGVTDIADVFAFSNIASLVGTPEEGNLLILSQESGKILEVDRLGNVLSSLTLQTDPGNPLNIAAQGHEGISMGPDGTIYVVSENGGGDADHPQLWVFKPSNGINAAPTEVTLTNATTAFLENTSTATRLKVADVQVTDDGLGTNTLSVSGADASFFEVDNTGLYVKAGTTLDYETKTSYNVTVNVDDTTLGATPDASTSFTLDVTDVVIEGALPTVYISEVAPWSSGNSPIAADWFEVTNGGTTTLNITGWKVDDNSNSFAAALSLNGITSIAPGESVIFMESSTPATAVAAFKNIWFGGNAPAGLQIGTYTGSGIGLSTGGDAVNLYNASGVLQANVVFGASPTGPYATFDNSAGLNNTTISTLSANNTKGAFKAANDQAEIGSPGVVAEIAPVITSNGGGSTTLIQINENTTAVTTVTATDKNFGDTVSYAITGGADAAKFAVDAATGALSFIAAPNFEAPTDAGQNNFYDVVVTASDGSLTDAQAIQVKVNNVSDTAPFITSNGAGATASVTVAENIAAVTTVTASDDLGDTLTYSVSGGADAAKFAINSATGALSFVNAPNFERPTDAGGNNIYDVEVAVSDGTYSDTQAISVSVGDVADTASSQTPYLVSAAGNVTVQAILTTGDTVSKVGGGSYRMAGIPDGLGMFDNGDGTVTVLMNQEIGTSGGAPLGVVRAHGAAGAFVTQLVIDKATLSVISGDDAIKTVKLFDDATGTYVTASSYAINRLCSADLAAASAYYWVDPETSVAYGTESRIFMTGEEAGTEGKQFAVFVTGAEAGTAYEFADAGLFSWENNLASPFAQKKTITIGQDDGQNGQVYVYVGEKQASGTEFQKAGLEGGHLFGIKVTNLVNAIAANSNETDGVAASGRFTLSDQGEVGALTGTQLDAQSEAAGVTSFQRPEDGSWDPTNPNVYWFVTTASITGQSRLYKMTFDDITQPELGGSIEAVLDSNQLPVNDTIGVRMMDNMTVNAEGKIIIQEDVGNNAFIGRVLQYDPVTDKLTVIAKHDASRFVTGGSNFLTQDEESSGVIDVTSAFGDATHKAYLVDTQSHKAVGGELVEGGQLQLIKVALNAPVIAGGDSAAITVTENGTAVTTVSAADDVMDTVTYSITGGADAALFSIDAATGALSFVAAPNFEAATDADVNNVYDVNVTASDGSLVDTQSISVTVSDVLDTGAFTGTARSDTFTAPNDFDYTIRGLAGNDLLTGNNGDDVIDGGLGNDVISGAAGNDNLEGGVGNDIIDGGEGIDVLSGSAGNDQLSGGNGADVLNGGGGLDVLNGGIGADVLTGGAQRDTLIGGDGTDQFVLDDKQLLDDVITDFTIGEDKIVLDTSAFAAFSGSEAVSANQFALGTKATSAEQRLIYDQASGRLYYDADGNGGAAKKFVASISNHAAIGAGDFVVQGGAAPSIAASQFVQAIAQFGTGSSGGLDADNDFSAPFQNQPTLLAAAGQ from the coding sequence ATGTCCATTGACCTTTCGACTTACGTCCGTGTCGGTCGCTACGACCTGCCCGAGCCCACCCGGAGCACGGCCCCTGCGAACAACCTGCTTGCTCAGGAAGCTTCGGGCGTTGCCTACAACTGGGATACCGGCACGCTGTTCATCGTTGGCGATGGCGGCCAGTCGGTCACGGAAGTCAGCCTGACCGGCCAGTTCATCAGCACGATGACCCTCGCTCTCGGCAACAGCCCGCAAGGCACGGAATTCTTTGATCCGGAAGGCATCGTCTACGTCGGTGGCGGCCAGTTCGTGATGACCGAAGAGCGTGATCGCAACGCGGTCAAGTTCACCTATGAAGCTGGCACCACGCTCGATCGCGCTGAGACGCAGACGGTTGATCTTGGCACGTTCTCGCCCAACCTCGGGCTTGAGGGCCTCACCTACGATCCGCTCACCGGCGGCTTCATCTTCGTCAAGGAAAAGCAGCCGATGGGCGTTTTCCAGACGACGATCGATTTCGCCGCGGGCACTGCCAGCAATGGGTCTTCGACGACCGAGAACTCGGTCAATTTGTTCGATCCCAACCTGCTCGGCGTTACCGATATTGCCGACGTCTTTGCGTTCTCCAACATCGCTTCGCTGGTGGGCACACCTGAAGAGGGCAACCTGCTGATCCTGAGCCAGGAATCGGGCAAGATCCTTGAAGTCGACCGTCTGGGCAACGTGCTCAGCTCGCTGACGCTGCAGACCGATCCCGGCAATCCGCTCAACATCGCGGCCCAAGGCCACGAAGGCATTTCGATGGGCCCCGATGGCACCATCTATGTAGTGAGCGAAAACGGCGGCGGCGATGCCGATCATCCCCAGCTTTGGGTCTTCAAGCCGTCGAACGGCATAAACGCCGCCCCGACCGAAGTCACATTGACCAACGCCACGACGGCCTTTCTCGAAAACACCAGCACGGCGACCCGGCTCAAGGTCGCCGACGTTCAGGTTACGGATGACGGCCTTGGCACCAACACGCTCAGCGTCAGCGGAGCCGACGCTAGCTTCTTCGAAGTCGACAACACCGGCCTTTACGTCAAGGCAGGCACCACGCTCGATTACGAGACCAAGACCAGCTACAACGTCACGGTCAACGTCGACGATACCACGCTCGGCGCCACACCTGACGCCAGCACGTCGTTCACGCTCGACGTTACCGACGTGGTCATCGAGGGCGCGCTGCCCACGGTTTACATCTCGGAAGTGGCTCCCTGGTCCAGCGGCAACAGCCCGATCGCTGCAGACTGGTTCGAAGTCACCAATGGCGGCACGACCACGCTGAACATCACCGGCTGGAAGGTTGACGACAACTCGAACAGCTTCGCCGCTGCGCTTTCGCTCAATGGCATCACCAGCATCGCACCGGGCGAATCGGTGATCTTCATGGAATCGAGCACGCCCGCCACTGCGGTTGCCGCATTCAAAAACATCTGGTTCGGTGGAAACGCTCCTGCAGGGCTGCAGATCGGCACTTACACCGGTTCGGGGATCGGTCTCAGCACCGGCGGCGACGCCGTCAACCTCTACAACGCTTCCGGCGTGCTGCAGGCGAACGTGGTGTTCGGCGCCTCGCCAACCGGTCCATACGCCACATTCGACAATTCGGCTGGCCTGAACAACACGACGATCAGCACACTCAGCGCCAACAACACCAAGGGCGCATTTAAGGCCGCCAATGATCAGGCCGAGATCGGTTCCCCCGGCGTCGTGGCCGAAATCGCACCTGTCATCACGTCCAATGGCGGCGGATCGACCACGCTGATCCAGATCAACGAAAACACCACTGCCGTCACCACGGTGACTGCAACCGACAAGAACTTCGGCGATACCGTGTCTTACGCCATCACCGGCGGAGCAGACGCCGCCAAGTTTGCCGTTGACGCCGCGACCGGCGCGCTGAGCTTCATCGCCGCACCGAACTTCGAAGCGCCGACCGACGCAGGTCAGAACAACTTCTACGATGTGGTCGTCACGGCCAGCGATGGAAGCCTGACCGATGCCCAGGCGATCCAGGTCAAGGTCAACAACGTCAGCGATACAGCTCCGTTCATCACCTCGAATGGCGCGGGCGCTACGGCCTCGGTCACAGTCGCAGAAAACATCGCTGCAGTCACAACCGTGACCGCAAGCGACGATCTCGGCGATACACTCACCTACAGCGTTTCCGGCGGCGCGGACGCGGCGAAGTTCGCGATCAATAGTGCCACCGGCGCGCTCTCGTTCGTCAACGCACCCAACTTCGAACGCCCTACCGATGCAGGTGGCAATAACATCTATGACGTCGAAGTGGCGGTCAGCGACGGAACCTACTCCGACACGCAGGCGATTTCGGTCAGCGTCGGCGATGTTGCCGACACGGCATCCAGCCAGACACCGTACCTCGTATCCGCGGCAGGCAACGTCACGGTTCAGGCGATCCTGACGACCGGCGACACGGTCAGCAAGGTCGGCGGCGGCAGCTACCGCATGGCAGGCATTCCCGACGGTCTGGGCATGTTCGACAACGGCGACGGCACGGTGACCGTGCTGATGAACCAGGAAATCGGCACTTCGGGCGGCGCGCCGCTGGGCGTGGTCCGCGCGCACGGCGCTGCCGGTGCATTCGTCACGCAACTGGTCATCGACAAGGCGACCTTGTCGGTCATATCGGGCGACGATGCCATCAAGACGGTCAAGCTGTTCGACGACGCGACCGGAACGTATGTCACGGCATCGAGCTACGCGATTAACCGCCTGTGCTCGGCCGACCTTGCAGCCGCTTCGGCCTATTACTGGGTCGATCCGGAAACCAGCGTTGCCTATGGTACGGAAAGCCGGATCTTCATGACCGGCGAGGAAGCCGGTACTGAAGGCAAGCAGTTCGCGGTGTTCGTGACCGGAGCAGAAGCCGGAACCGCCTACGAATTCGCCGATGCCGGCCTGTTCTCGTGGGAGAACAACCTTGCCAGCCCGTTTGCGCAGAAGAAGACCATCACCATCGGTCAGGACGATGGCCAGAACGGTCAAGTATATGTCTACGTTGGCGAGAAGCAGGCCAGCGGAACCGAATTCCAGAAGGCCGGCCTTGAAGGCGGGCACCTGTTCGGCATCAAGGTGACCAACCTTGTCAATGCCATCGCCGCCAACAGCAACGAAACCGACGGCGTGGCAGCCTCGGGTCGCTTTACCCTGAGCGATCAGGGCGAAGTCGGCGCGCTGACCGGCACGCAGCTGGATGCGCAGAGCGAAGCCGCAGGCGTGACCAGCTTCCAGCGCCCCGAAGACGGCAGCTGGGACCCTACCAACCCCAACGTGTACTGGTTCGTCACCACGGCCAGCATCACCGGCCAGTCGCGTCTTTACAAGATGACGTTCGATGACATCACGCAGCCGGAACTGGGTGGCTCCATCGAAGCGGTGCTCGACAGCAACCAACTGCCGGTCAACGACACTATCGGCGTGCGCATGATGGATAACATGACGGTCAATGCCGAAGGCAAGATCATCATCCAGGAAGACGTTGGCAACAACGCCTTCATCGGTCGCGTTCTGCAGTATGACCCGGTAACAGACAAGCTGACCGTGATTGCCAAGCACGATGCCTCGCGCTTTGTCACCGGTGGATCGAACTTCCTTACGCAGGACGAGGAATCCTCGGGCGTAATCGACGTAACCAGCGCTTTCGGCGATGCAACCCACAAGGCCTATCTGGTCGATACGCAGTCGCACAAGGCTGTCGGCGGCGAACTGGTCGAAGGCGGCCAGCTTCAACTGATCAAGGTTGCCCTGAATGCTCCGGTCATTGCCGGCGGTGACAGCGCAGCGATCACAGTAACTGAAAATGGCACCGCGGTCACGACTGTCAGCGCTGCCGACGACGTGATGGACACAGTCACTTACAGCATCACCGGCGGTGCCGATGCTGCCCTGTTCAGCATTGATGCCGCGACCGGCGCGCTCAGCTTCGTTGCAGCACCGAACTTCGAGGCTGCGACCGACGCCGACGTCAACAATGTCTACGACGTTAACGTCACCGCCAGCGACGGCAGCTTGGTCGATACGCAGTCCATTTCGGTAACCGTCAGCGACGTTCTCGACACCGGGGCCTTCACCGGCACCGCACGGTCCGATACGTTCACCGCTCCAAACGACTTCGATTACACGATCCGCGGCCTCGCCGGGAACGACCTGCTTACCGGCAACAACGGTGACGATGTAATCGACGGTGGCCTCGGCAACGATGTCATCAGCGGTGCTGCGGGCAATGATAATCTCGAAGGCGGTGTTGGCAACGACATCATCGACGGCGGCGAAGGTATCGACGTCCTGTCGGGCAGTGCTGGCAACGACCAGCTCAGCGGCGGCAACGGCGCTGATGTTCTCAATGGCGGCGGCGGCCTCGACGTCCTGAACGGCGGCATCGGCGCTGACGTCCTCACCGGTGGCGCCCAGCGCGACACCCTGATCGGCGGCGACGGTACGGACCAGTTCGTTCTCGACGACAAGCAGTTGCTCGACGATGTCATCACCGACTTCACCATCGGCGAAGACAAGATCGTACTCGATACGTCAGCTTTTGCGGCTTTCAGCGGGAGCGAAGCGGTTTCTGCCAATCAGTTCGCACTCGGCACCAAGGCGACATCCGCCGAACAGCGGCTGATCTACGATCAGGCTTCTGGCCGCCTCTACTACGACGCCGATGGCAATGGCGGGGCCGCCAAGAAGTTCGTCGCCTCCATCAGCAATCACGCCGCGATCGGTGCGGGCGACTTCGTGGTACAAGGCGGGGCTGCTCCGTCGATCGCTGCCAGCCAGTTCGTTCAGGCGATTGCGCAGTTCGGTACCGGAAGCAGCGGCGGACTCGACGCAGACAATGACTTCTCGGCACCATTCCAGAACCAGCCAACGCTGCTGGCCGCTGCTGGCCAATGA
- a CDS encoding TolC family protein — MQTARMAMAAALVAYGALVGALADAAPAYLRRADGATHVSTRWRLPRLEIPSEDDTDGAPTETLAEALDAAYRAAPELQARRYELRATDEDYAQALAELRPSAQLQITGNYTKTVPGRITQASRPLIDQLTSPTISTNRLAAEVVIDQPLSTGGRASADTAAAREAIFAGRQDLRVSEGDLLLRVISTYADIRRDVRTLGLRKASLRQFEATLQEVTARREAGELTRTDIAQAATQINAAIATTNFAEQQLAQDRSAYAALVGRNPGNLAPEPALPQLPHTLDAAFDLAQRLNPELSQAIAEERASRAQIAAARALGRPTLSLRGIARVGGQATPFNLRNDDQDFIGQAVLTVPLSHGGRVGSLVEQARDRNSADRERIEAVRREMVRGVVDAWNAVMTAQRNLEIQAAQRESAATLDEGTFEEYRAGLRSTFDVLFAHGALRDAEIAMVATRRDLYVAQASLLRQLGLLEVRAILTQTPVYDPSANTAKAARRSGLPWDTAVRSLDRLGQPQASQRGLEQPALPVAAPQMISATNMPTIGPATTPELAPMPGTTGTPVSAVPVQPHSAPRKRTTRP, encoded by the coding sequence ATGCAGACTGCAAGGATGGCTATGGCGGCGGCTTTGGTTGCGTATGGGGCGCTGGTCGGGGCGTTGGCGGACGCTGCGCCTGCCTACCTGCGCCGCGCTGACGGTGCCACGCATGTTTCGACCCGCTGGCGACTGCCGCGGCTTGAAATCCCGTCCGAAGACGATACCGATGGCGCTCCCACCGAGACTCTGGCCGAGGCACTCGATGCAGCGTACCGTGCCGCACCCGAATTGCAGGCGCGCCGCTACGAGTTGCGCGCAACGGACGAAGATTATGCGCAAGCGCTCGCTGAACTGAGGCCATCTGCCCAGCTTCAGATAACCGGCAACTATACGAAGACGGTGCCGGGCAGGATCACCCAGGCCAGCCGTCCGCTGATCGACCAGCTGACATCGCCAACGATCTCGACGAACCGGCTCGCGGCCGAAGTGGTGATCGATCAGCCGCTAAGCACAGGAGGCAGGGCAAGCGCAGATACCGCTGCCGCGCGTGAGGCGATCTTCGCCGGTCGTCAGGATTTGCGCGTGAGCGAAGGCGACCTGCTGCTGCGCGTGATCAGCACATATGCTGACATTCGCCGTGATGTGCGCACGCTTGGACTGCGCAAGGCCAGCCTGAGGCAATTCGAAGCGACACTGCAGGAGGTTACCGCGCGCCGGGAAGCGGGCGAACTGACCCGCACCGACATCGCGCAGGCGGCCACACAGATCAACGCGGCGATTGCCACGACGAACTTTGCCGAACAACAACTTGCGCAGGATCGCTCTGCTTATGCAGCGCTCGTCGGGCGTAATCCCGGCAATCTGGCACCGGAACCGGCGTTGCCGCAACTGCCACACACGCTCGATGCTGCCTTCGATCTGGCGCAGCGCCTGAACCCGGAACTGTCGCAGGCAATTGCCGAGGAGCGGGCATCGCGGGCGCAGATCGCCGCTGCCCGGGCGCTTGGCCGTCCGACGCTGTCGCTGCGCGGCATTGCGCGCGTGGGCGGACAGGCCACGCCCTTCAACTTGCGCAACGATGATCAGGATTTCATCGGGCAGGCGGTCCTGACCGTGCCGCTGTCACACGGCGGGCGCGTGGGCTCGCTGGTCGAACAGGCGCGCGACCGAAACAGCGCCGACCGTGAGCGGATCGAGGCGGTCCGCCGCGAGATGGTCAGGGGGGTGGTCGATGCGTGGAACGCGGTGATGACGGCGCAGCGCAATCTCGAGATTCAGGCCGCGCAGCGCGAATCCGCCGCCACCCTCGATGAAGGCACGTTCGAGGAATATCGGGCGGGGCTACGGTCGACATTCGACGTCCTGTTCGCGCACGGCGCCTTGCGCGATGCCGAGATTGCTATGGTCGCAACCCGGCGCGATCTTTACGTTGCCCAGGCTTCGTTGCTTCGCCAGCTGGGTCTGCTCGAAGTGCGGGCGATCCTCACGCAGACCCCGGTCTACGACCCATCCGCAAACACTGCAAAGGCTGCGCGGCGCAGCGGCTTGCCGTGGGATACTGCCGTGCGCAGCCTCGACCGTCTGGGTCAACCGCAGGCCAGCCAGCGCGGGCTCGAACAGCCAGCCCTGCCTGTCGCGGCACCACAGATGATTTCGGCGACCAACATGCCGACCATTGGCCCCGCCACTACACCAGAGTTAGCGCCGATGCCCGGCACAACCGGAACGCCCGTGTCGGCTGTGCCGGTCCAGCCTCACTCAGCGCCTCGCAAAAGGACGACCCGGCCATGA
- a CDS encoding type I secretion system permease/ATPase: protein MSETQAPEAAQQTIGSDTDDSGLIAFAALLAIHRIAIDPAQLRHSLGHFRPIENGDLLRLAKQQGTEAGIRARALRTTFDKLESTPLPALANGPQGWFLLGRVSGDEALIQLTRPEPGTDSLPIRKLMRAELETIWSGEIVLVTTRESLAGSAGRFDVSWFIPQIIKYRRLIGEVLLITLAINLLGLAAPLFFQNVVDKVLVHNTLDTLTVLAIGYVAVSVWETAFGWFRTRLYSQTSQKIDVELGAKLFRHLLGLPIGYFEARRVGDIAMRVRQLETIREFLTNASLTVLVDPMFTIVFLVVMYIYSVKLFVISVLTIPCYVIVALLVTKPLQARIAEKFERGAANNALLVESIGGIQTVKAGAVEPQWQERWERQLAGYSQASQQVINLGNTGSQLIQLVSKLNLAAILYFGAAAVIDRELTVGGLVAFNMFAQRVSGPVIRMAQLWQDFQQVRIAIDRLGDVLNQPVEPGSGSRTALPAIKGDITFDAVKFRYGVEGPWTLDDIQLTIAAGTSLGIVGSSGSGKSTLTKLLQRLYVPQGGRILIDGVDIAQIDPSWLRRQIGVVLQENLLFNRSIRENIALSNPAMPLEAVIEAATLAGAHDFVVRLPQGYDTIVEERGANFSGGQRQRLAIARALVTKPRILILDEATSALDAESEEIIQANLKAMSAGRTVLIIAHRLSAVRQCSQLIALEAGHIVERGTHDELLRAGGRYADLHRRQTGPAMTGIEPEHEA from the coding sequence ATGAGCGAGACACAAGCCCCCGAAGCCGCGCAGCAGACGATAGGCAGCGATACCGACGACAGCGGACTGATCGCTTTCGCCGCGTTGCTGGCGATCCACCGCATCGCGATCGATCCGGCGCAACTGCGCCATTCGCTCGGCCATTTCCGCCCGATCGAAAATGGCGACCTCCTGCGGCTGGCAAAGCAGCAGGGAACCGAGGCAGGCATCCGCGCCCGCGCGCTTCGCACCACGTTCGACAAGCTTGAGTCCACGCCGCTGCCTGCGCTTGCCAACGGGCCGCAGGGCTGGTTCCTGCTCGGCCGTGTTTCCGGTGACGAGGCGCTGATCCAGCTCACCAGGCCCGAGCCGGGAACCGACAGCCTGCCGATCCGCAAGCTGATGCGCGCTGAACTGGAAACGATCTGGTCGGGCGAGATCGTGCTGGTCACCACGCGTGAAAGCCTCGCCGGGAGCGCCGGGCGGTTCGACGTCAGCTGGTTCATTCCGCAGATCATCAAGTATCGGCGCCTGATCGGCGAAGTTTTGCTGATCACGCTGGCGATCAATCTGCTCGGCCTTGCCGCGCCGCTGTTCTTCCAGAACGTGGTCGACAAGGTGCTGGTCCACAACACACTCGACACGCTGACCGTGCTGGCAATTGGCTATGTTGCGGTCTCGGTCTGGGAAACGGCGTTCGGTTGGTTTCGCACCCGGCTCTATTCGCAAACCAGCCAGAAGATCGACGTCGAACTTGGCGCCAAGCTGTTCCGCCACCTGCTCGGCTTGCCAATCGGCTATTTCGAGGCACGGCGCGTCGGCGATATCGCAATGCGCGTGCGCCAGCTCGAAACGATCCGCGAATTCCTGACCAATGCCTCGCTGACGGTGCTTGTCGATCCGATGTTCACGATCGTTTTCCTCGTCGTGATGTACATCTATTCCGTAAAATTGTTCGTGATCTCGGTGCTGACGATCCCGTGCTACGTGATCGTGGCGCTGTTGGTCACCAAGCCCTTGCAAGCCCGGATCGCGGAAAAGTTCGAGCGCGGCGCAGCCAACAACGCCCTGCTGGTCGAAAGTATCGGCGGCATCCAGACGGTCAAGGCTGGCGCGGTCGAGCCGCAGTGGCAGGAACGGTGGGAGCGTCAACTGGCAGGCTACAGCCAGGCGAGCCAGCAGGTCATCAATCTTGGCAACACCGGCAGCCAGTTGATCCAGCTCGTGTCGAAGCTCAATCTGGCGGCGATCCTCTATTTCGGCGCAGCTGCCGTCATCGACCGCGAGCTGACCGTAGGCGGGCTGGTGGCTTTCAACATGTTCGCCCAGCGTGTGTCGGGGCCGGTCATTCGCATGGCTCAGCTCTGGCAGGATTTCCAGCAGGTGCGCATCGCGATCGACCGGCTCGGTGACGTGCTCAACCAGCCGGTGGAGCCTGGCTCGGGCAGCCGTACCGCGCTGCCCGCGATCAAGGGCGACATAACGTTTGACGCGGTCAAGTTCCGCTATGGCGTCGAAGGACCATGGACGCTCGACGACATCCAGTTGACCATCGCCGCCGGAACTTCGCTGGGCATCGTCGGATCATCGGGGTCGGGGAAGTCGACGCTGACGAAACTGCTGCAGCGGCTCTATGTGCCACAGGGCGGGCGCATCCTGATCGACGGCGTGGATATCGCCCAGATTGACCCATCGTGGCTGCGCCGTCAGATCGGCGTCGTGTTACAGGAAAACCTGTTGTTCAATCGCTCGATCCGCGAAAATATTGCGCTGTCCAATCCGGCGATGCCGCTGGAGGCGGTGATCGAGGCGGCGACGCTGGCTGGCGCGCATGATTTCGTGGTCCGTCTGCCCCAGGGCTACGATACCATCGTAGAGGAACGCGGAGCCAACTTCTCGGGCGGGCAGCGGCAGCGATTGGCGATTGCCCGCGCACTGGTCACCAAGCCGCGCATCCTGATCCTCGACGAAGCCACCAGCGCGCTCGACGCCGAGAGCGAGGAAATCATTCAGGCCAACCTCAAGGCGATGAGTGCTGGTCGCACCGTGCTGATCATTGCGCACCGGCTATCGGCTGTGCGCCAGTGCAGTCAGCTTATCGCCTTGGAAGCTGGGCATATTGTCGAGCGCGGCACGCATGACGAATTGCTGCGCGCGGGCGGACGCTATGCAGACCTGCACCGCCGCCAGACCGGGCCGGCAATGACGGGTATCGAGCCGGAGCATGAGGCGTGA